taactgACTAATTTACTAATTTAATTTGATTTTCAAGCTGCTATATGAAATGTCATTAACATTTTgtgattaaaataataatttcggAGATGGATCTTGATAATGTTAGTTTACTCGCTCAACAAATTAGAGAAACAAGTAAACTTTCCACAAAAGATGCAGAGGTAATATATTTCATACAACTGCTTATATCAGATAAAAGTAGTTATGTATAtaagatttcttttattatagcATCTAAAAAGTTTGCGTATACAGCTAAAAAATCCTGTATTACCACAACATGAGATTGAAACCCGTGCTGGATCTCGTCCCCCAACAcacgaagaaataaaaaaatttgaagaaatagaaTCTATTAAAAAAGGATGTTATAATACATCAGAGGATAAAATAATTGTTCATAATTGGGAAGAATTTTGTAAGGTTTGTCTGCTTAAAAAATGTTCTATATTCTTATATATCTTAACGTTGAAAAGATTTTCCTTATCAAATGTTTTATTATTCCTATACAGTTACATCACTGGGACCCTAAAGAGGTTGAACCATTTTTACTTTTGAGAGAGGAAAATAAAA
Above is a window of Bombus affinis isolate iyBomAffi1 chromosome 5, iyBomAffi1.2, whole genome shotgun sequence DNA encoding:
- the LOC126916750 gene encoding uncharacterized protein LOC126916750, giving the protein MDLDNVSLLAQQIRETSKLSTKDAEHLKSLRIQLKNPVLPQHEIETRAGSRPPTHEEIKKFEEIESIKKGCYNTSEDKIIVHNWEEFCKLHHWDPKEVEPFLLLREENKTYIRSKRERKRFVQFLADGLPKRTLYSVYHRFRILYADNFQRRFHPDEDRMILDHLEHNVNLDHKRKYTDLARVLKRTRISIWRRYKLLKKKRCGR